The following are from one region of the Pseudazoarcus pumilus genome:
- a CDS encoding CopD family protein, whose protein sequence is MLIVKWLHIVFVVSWFAGLFYLPRLYVNHAMVEDSATREHLALMERKLFRFMTPLGVLALGFGLWLWMGWGFSGGWLHAKLALVLFLIGYHVYCGKLLADFAAGRNTRSHVWYRWFNEAPVLVLFAVVFLTVVKPF, encoded by the coding sequence GTGCTGATCGTGAAGTGGCTGCACATCGTGTTCGTCGTGAGCTGGTTCGCGGGCCTGTTCTATCTGCCGCGCCTGTACGTCAATCACGCCATGGTCGAGGATTCCGCCACGCGCGAGCACCTCGCGCTGATGGAGCGCAAGCTGTTCCGCTTCATGACCCCGCTGGGCGTGCTGGCGCTGGGCTTCGGGCTGTGGCTGTGGATGGGCTGGGGGTTCTCGGGGGGCTGGCTGCACGCCAAGCTGGCGCTGGTGCTGTTCCTGATCGGCTATCACGTGTATTGCGGCAAGCTGCTCGCGGATTTCGCGGCCGGGCGCAACACGCGCAGCCACGTGTGGTATCGCTGGTTCAACGAGGCACCGGTGCTGGTGCTGTTCGCGGTCGTGTTCCTGACCGTCGTCAAACCGTTCTGA
- a CDS encoding THUMP domain-containing class I SAM-dependent RNA methyltransferase, producing MAESFFSPCPRGLEAALAAELAALGARDIEPTHGGVGFSGDMPTCWRVNLESRIATRVLWRIAQGRYRNEEDIYRIAYAPTWARWFSIDETIRVFVTSQRSAVKSLEFVTLRIKDAVCDHFRTITGERPSVDTANPDVRIHVFLTREAVTLYLDTSGEPLYKRGFKQASVEAPLKENLAAGILQLTGWTPDEALVDPMCGSGTFLIEAAQIALDVAPGLGRRFGFEKLKNFDRAAWAKLRAAAEARRKPVRELPIFGADLVAAQVRKAEANLAAAGLADCVRVMQADILELDPPAEAGVMVANPPYGVRIGEESELLEFYPQLGDALKAHWAGWRCYFLSADAALPRGMGLKASRRTPLFNGALECRLYEYRMFAGSGREKPQDQ from the coding sequence ATGGCCGAATCCTTTTTCTCGCCGTGCCCGCGCGGCCTCGAAGCGGCGCTGGCCGCGGAGCTGGCCGCGCTGGGCGCGCGCGACATCGAGCCCACCCATGGTGGCGTGGGCTTTTCCGGCGACATGCCGACCTGCTGGCGGGTCAACCTCGAGTCGCGCATCGCCACGCGCGTGCTGTGGCGAATCGCGCAGGGACGCTACCGCAACGAGGAAGACATCTATCGCATCGCCTACGCGCCGACCTGGGCGCGCTGGTTCTCGATCGACGAGACCATCCGCGTATTCGTGACCTCGCAGCGCTCGGCGGTGAAGAGCCTGGAATTCGTCACGCTGCGCATCAAGGACGCGGTGTGCGACCACTTCCGCACGATCACCGGCGAGCGCCCCAGCGTGGACACCGCGAACCCGGACGTGCGCATCCACGTCTTCCTGACGCGTGAGGCCGTCACGCTGTATCTGGATACCTCGGGCGAGCCGCTGTACAAGCGCGGCTTCAAGCAGGCTTCGGTCGAGGCGCCGCTCAAGGAAAATCTTGCCGCCGGCATCCTGCAACTGACCGGCTGGACGCCGGACGAGGCGCTGGTCGACCCGATGTGCGGCAGCGGAACCTTTCTGATCGAGGCGGCGCAGATCGCGCTCGATGTCGCACCCGGGCTGGGGCGGCGCTTCGGTTTCGAGAAACTCAAGAACTTCGACCGCGCGGCCTGGGCGAAGCTGCGTGCGGCGGCGGAGGCGCGACGCAAGCCGGTACGTGAGCTGCCGATCTTCGGTGCGGATCTGGTCGCTGCCCAGGTACGCAAGGCCGAGGCCAATCTCGCCGCGGCCGGGCTGGCCGATTGCGTGCGCGTGATGCAGGCGGACATTCTGGAGCTCGACCCTCCGGCCGAGGCCGGCGTGATGGTCGCCAATCCGCCGTACGGCGTGCGCATCGGCGAGGAGAGCGAACTGCTCGAGTTCTATCCGCAACTGGGTGACGCGCTCAAGGCGCACTGGGCGGGTTGGCGCTGTTATTTTCTGAGCGCAGATGCCGCGCTGCCGCGCGGCATGGGGCTCAAGGCCAGCCGCCGCACGCCGCTGTTCAACGGCGCGCTCGAATGCCGCTTGTACGAGTACCGGATGTTCGCCGGGAGCGGGCGGGAAAAGCCGCAGGACCAGTGA